The Trypanosoma brucei brucei TREU927 chromosome 9, whole genome shotgun sequence genome includes a window with the following:
- a CDS encoding peptidyl-prolyl cis-trans isomerase (cyclophilin- 40), putative has protein sequence MGKFCWLQVTIGGKPLREKIVLELFDDVTPLTCANFRALCTGNEGKVVEGTDTPMTYKGSTFHRIIGGFMIQGGDFTKHNGTGGVSIYGERFDDENFDMPCDKAGLLAMANAGPNTNGSQFFITVNPAHHLTGRHVVFGKVVRGMNTVRALEYVETGANDTPLQPCVIADCGVMESLPDPVEQVGGDKYPDYPEDCSPALSDAELVRAGEEIRQIGNNLFKGGDYENAMEKYAKVTRYLKAVNKTSANEGTINEMLIACHNNAAASAVKLSRWSDARNAATRVLDIDGSNVKALFRRGTACLGSGDPESAIADLSKAKALDPQNTEVAAKLQQAKEAEKARTAKLASGLKKMFS, from the coding sequence ATGGGCAAGTTCTGCTGGCTCCAAGTAACCATCGGTGGGAAGCCGCTTCGAGAGAAGATTGTGTTGGAGCTTTTCGATGATGTGACTCCCTTGACGTGTGCTAACTTCCGGGCACTTTGTACCGGTAACGAAGGGAAGGTCGTTGAAGGGACGGACACACCAATGACTTACAAGGGTAGTACATTTCACAGGATTATCGGCGGGTTTATGATTCAGGGGGGTGATTTTACAAAGCACAATGGCACAGGTGGGGTATCCATTTACGGTGAGCGTTTTGACGACGAGAACTTTGATATGCCATGTGATAAGGCCGGCTTACTAGCCATGGCAAATGCGGGACCAAACACCAATGGATCCCAATTTTTCATAACTGTAAACCCTGCGCACCATCTTACTGGCCGGCATGTAGTTTTCGGAAAAGTCGTGCGCGGAATGAACACGGTACGCGCGTTGGAGTACGTTGAAACAGGTGCCAATGACACCCCTCTTCAACCCTGTGTAATTGCTGATTGTGGGGTAATGGAATCACTTCCCGATCCCGTGGAGCAAGTCGGTGGGGACAAATATCCGGACTATCCGGAGGATTGTTCTCCCGCACTGAGTGATGCGGAACTCGTGAGAGCAGGGGAAGAGATACGGCAAATTGGAAACAATCTGTTCAAGGGTGGCGACTACGAGAACGCCATGGAGAAGTACGCGAAAGTAACTCGGTATCTCAAAGCCGTCAATAAAACCTCGGCAAATGAGGGGACTATTAATGAAATGTTGATTGCTTGCCACAACAATGCGGCAGCATCAGCAGTGAAGCTAAGCAGGTGGTCGGATGCGCGCAATGCCGCCACGCGGGTTCTTGATATCGATGGGTCAAACGTCAAGGCTCTTTTTCGACGTGGAACTGCCTGCCTTGGGTCAGGTGACCCTGAATCTGCAATCGCAGACCTTTCGAAGGCGAAGGCACTAGACCCGCAAAACACAGAGGTTGCTGCGAAGCTGcagcaagcaaaagaggccGAAAAGGCTCGTACAGCCAAGTTGGCTTCCGGTTTGAAGAAGATGTTTTCGTGA
- a CDS encoding hypothetical protein, conserved (some similarity to secretory carrier membrane protein 4) has product MVEEKEAELAKRRQEIRRMQGNVASPLGPEPNFPPQFLCIKPLVYHNIKEQVPVPSQRFMYTLAFMYFALIAIIIYNISIALLSFVFGGSGMHFGLSFVYLVGIPGAFVVWYYNVYSSVVNEANSRRWLGYVGLALGVIFDIWMAVGVSGLGGCGWIMALGEKNFLVFILAIISASLWTAHCLMLLLLGIKYFRMASSAKPEAGAPADTAP; this is encoded by the coding sequence atggtggaggaaaaggaggcggAATTAGCTAAGCGACGTCAGGAGATACGCCGAATGCAAGGTAACGTCGCATCACCGCTTGGCCCCGAGCCCAATTTTCCTCCCCAATTTTTGTGCATCAAACCTTTGGTGTATCACAACATCAAGGAACAGGTACCAGTACCTTCGCAACGCTTTATGTACACTCTTGCTTTCATGTACTTTGCCCTCATTGCGATCATTATCTACAATATATCGATCGCACTTCTAAGCTTTGTTTTCGGCGGGAGTGGCATGCACTTTGGTCTGTCGTTTGTGTACCTTGTTGGAATTCCTGGAGCGTTTGTTGTTTGGTATTACAATGTGTACTCATCGGTGGTAAATGAAGCCAATTCCAGGCGCTGGCTTGGGTACGTTGGTCTCGCCTTAGGTGTGATATTCGACATATGGATGGCCGTTGGGGTTAGCGGTCTTGGGGGGTGCGGATGGATCATGGCGCTTGGTGAAAAGAACTTCCTCGTGTTTATCCTTGCTATCATATCCGCATCTCTCTGGACAGCTCATTGTCTTATGCTTTTATTATTGGGAATTAAATACTTTCGCATGGCTTCGTCAGCCAAACCCGAGGCCGGCGCGCCTGCTGACACAGCCCCATAG
- a CDS encoding AMP deaminase, putative, with the protein MSVSLAPGRSSFFLRPWQSVNQFGQSPQPHPTATTEGRNDYVKCQLQESNMFKVVIDGDDGGVDLRKVYKRLDLAIDMRTQYKKSNEVSHLSANLKHVSISQEDGVYRASCRDVSIVCSQPWKKFVKDVQQLKLTVGNTTCIKACSHRLNIIQERSRMFFLLNADIEERHSFSKAGGVFSNVTKVDNCVLLSRFPDGQELLDFIQDWYRHTPDAPIRLRDGSNSTLRELFQANGVEDPTRLTVEGLGWQLYHGNYDKDDRKRDNKPLSAELRYSFLHLRGSCTARFLQRRMQREEQRTYNVQATEYSIPVYATYPGELFDIAEALHGQNIGPYKNNMWILELRLKHEVPSGVNYAVECKTIQDQLDNLFLPLFKATLQPSTQKYSSLVWLLKQLGGFQVEAVSTGVEADLDVESPVPSDINYEDKPNGLYYVYYIYANMKVLNDLRKMRGLNTFQLRISGTHQNCVNALLAGYLLGDVITRATRIMDYPVLQYLCGLHGVGLTVSPLHDHVRGVTPYQKHPLPNFLHRCLKVAISTHAPLYFHHSMTPLIEEYGTAMNLFRLSFLDVTELARNSVIMSSFPSERKKEWLGQRYHRGVDGNEFEKSQVTNVRLAFREESWELEHSLLRDLRLNQLSPQEVAGPSRWYYLSRVKEVEYDTVLDMRIRFPRTVLSGPLKEVKSAVAAAPHVARALDLRFKYIWEPPNPWETTSERTVEADFRRKTDSFNEDDWTYAASDAVFISFPKNVVHAWPRHVPTLEAFNSDLAELHGICSRPEVKDFAHQRLENLEHKFRLHLALNHANEAGTTEERTSSNRDIYQAVKVDTHIHMAAGMTGRQLLNFVVKKLVYSGDDIAFKKGDTILTLAQFFKNNGITPNLTVDQLNVQADHTLFERFDNFNNKYNPLESPDMRSLLLKTDNFMKGRYFAELIHDVFAQYSRDRHTYAENRVSIYGTNVKEWDSLALWFSTHGMSSQHNKWIIQVPRVYKVFRAQNIIGSFGQYLQNIFQPLWEASLHPSQHPLVHNFLNHVSGFDSVDNEATIDTPFTVVSPWAWTSVENPSYDYYLYYLYANIRTLNEFRASRGFSTFALRPHCGESGSVGHLYGAFLCANSICHGINLRKDPPMQYLYYLSRIGLHVSPLSNNALFLRFLNNPFPEFFRRGLNVSLSTDDPMMFHQTQEPLIEEYSVAARVWGLSPNDLCEIARNSVLQCGFDYTFKREAIGDCWYMSSSLGNDPLRTHLSDIRVAFRFETYHTEMQMLELCSGRPIKRCMLTTHQEEEINEMNVGIDADEVILSTHDQAMEMLLRDIESTRESLRVKRLDADALRRQQRHLVENLVEVGARRQSAMEAVERENRAKSLRYPRGVPPVPDTEFMTAERETVKRLLRWRPMPPGVLRHVRVEDVPKKGGRELPSLPPLHR; encoded by the coding sequence ATGAGTGTGTCTCTGGCTCCCGGGCGTAGCTCATTTTTTCTTAGGCCATGGCAGAGTGTGAATCAGTTCGGCCAGTCACCGCAACCGCATCCAACTGCAACTACTGAAGGGCGCAATGACTACGTGAAATGTCAGTTGCAGGAATCAAATATGTTCAAGGTGGTCATCGACGGAGATGACGGCGGAGTGGATTTGCGCAAGGTGTACAAACGTCTCGATCTTGCCATCGACATGAGGACCCAGTATAAGAAGTCTAACGAGGTCTCACATTTGTCAGCAAATCTGAAGCATGTATCTATTTCACAGGAGGATGGTGTTTATCGTGCCTCTTGCAGGGATGTGTCAATTGTGTGTTCACAACCGTGGAAAAAGTTTGTCAAGGATGTGCAGCAGCTGAAACTGACTGTCGGGAATACAACATGCATTAAAGCTTGTTCGCACCGGCTGAACATTATACAGGAGCGGTCTAGgatgtttttccttcttaaTGCCGATATTGAGGAAAGACATAGCTTTAGCAAGGCCGGTGGGGTCTTTTCCAACGTCACGAAGGTAGATAATTGTGTTCTCCTGTCACGATTCCCTGATGGTCAGGAGCTGTTGGACTTCATCCAAGATTGGTATCGCCACACCCCTGATGCCCCGATTCGCTTGCGCGACGGATCCAACTCCACTTTGAGGGAACTGTTCCAAGCTAATGGCGTGGAGGATCCCACACGTCTGACTGTCGAGGGCCTGGGGTGGCAATTATATCATGGAAATTATGATAAAGACGATCGTAAACGTGACAATAAACCACTCAGTGCGGAACTGCGGTACAGCTTTCTTCACCTTCGGGGTTCCTGCACGGCGCGCTTTCTTCAGCGTCGGATGCAGAGGGAGGAACAGCGGACATATAATGTACAAGCGACGGAGTACTCTATTCCAGTGTATGCAACCTACCCTGGAGAGTTGTTCGATATTGCAGAGGCACTACATGGGCAGAACATTGGACCctacaaaaataatatgtGGATCCTGGAGCTCCGTTTGAAGCACGAGGTTCCTTCCGGGGTGAACTACGCGGTTGAATGCAAAACAATCCAAGACCAGCTTGATAACCTTTTTCTGCCGCTCTTCAAGGCCACATTACAACCATCAACACAAAAGTATTCCTCTCTTGTTTGGCTGTTAAAGCAGCTTGGTGGCTTTCAAGTTGAGGCCGTGTCTACCGGTGTTGAGGCGGATTTGGACGTGGAATCACCTGTACCAAGCGATATTAACTATGAAGACAAGCCGAATGGATTGTATTACGTGTATTACATCTATGCAAACATGAAGGTTCTGAATGATCTTAGAAAAATGAGGGGGCTCAACACTTTCCAACTCCGCATTAGTGGCACTCACCAGAATTGTGTGAACGCGCTTCTGGCTGGATATTTGCTAGGGGACGTGATTACGCGAGCCACGAGAATTATGGATTACCCCGTGTTGCAATATCTTTGCGGTCTCCACGGCGTTGGTCTTACTGTCAGTCCCCTTCACGATCATGTGCGCGGTGTCACTCCATACCAGAAGCATCCCCTTCCTAACTTTCTACACCGCTGCCTCAAGGTGGCGATAAGTACACATGCGCCCCTTTACTTTCATCACAGTATGACGCCATTGATAGAGGAATATGGAACTGCAATGAATTTATTTCGTTTGAGTTTCCTAGATGTTACGGAGCTAGCACGAAACAGTGTCATAATGTCTTCCTTTCCATCGGAGCGGAAGAAGGAATGGCTTGGGCAGCGGTATCATCGGGGTGTCGACGGTAACGAGTTTGAAAAGAGTCAGGTGACAAACGTGCGTCTCGCATTTCGTGAAGAATCGTGGGAGCTAGAACATAGTTTGCTTCGTGACTTGCGCCTCAACCAATTGTCACCACAGGAGGTTGCCGGCCCTTCACGGTGGTACTACCTGAGTCGCGTGAAGGAAGTGGAATACGACACTGTCTTGGACATGCGCATTCGTTTTCCCCGTACGGTACTAAGTGGACCACTAAAGGAAGTGAAATCAGCGGTCGCCGCCGCCCCTCACGTCGCGCGGGCGCTAGATTTGCGTTTTAAGTACATATGGGAACCGCCTAATCCATGGGAAACAACCTCGGAGCGTACAGTCGAAGCCGACTTCCGGAGGAAAACAGATAGTTTCAATGAAGATGACTGGACATATGCCGCTAGTGACGCAGTTTTCATTTCGTTCCCAAAGAATGTCGTCCACGCGTGGCCTCGGCATGTTCCCACACTGGAGGCCTTTAATAGTGATTTGGCTGAACTTCATGGAATTTGTTCACGCCCAGAGGTGAAGGACTTTGCGCACCAACGGTTGGAAAATCTTGAGCACAAGTTTCGTCTACACCTTGCCCTCAACCACGCCAACGAGGCAGGGACGACGGAAGAGCGTACATCATCAAACCGAGACATTTATCAAGCGGTTAAGGTGGATACGCACATTCACATGGCGGCTGGAATGACCGGTAGACAACTTCTGAATTTCGTAGTGAAGAAGCTTGTCTACAGTGGTGACGATATCGCCTTTAAGAAGGGCGATACAATCCTCACACTCGCCCAGTTCTTTAAGAACAACGGTATCACACCGAATCTGACAGTTGATCAGCTTAATGTTCAGGCGGACCACACATTGTTCGAGCGGTTTGACAATttcaataataaatataatcCTCTTGAATCACCTGACATGCGTTCGCTACTGCTCAAAACGGACAACTTTATGAAAGGGCGGTATTTTGCTGAGTTGATTCATGACGTGTTTGCTCAATACTCAAGAGATCGACATACGTATGCTGAGAATCGTGTCTCGATTTATGGGACCAACGTCAAGGAATGGGATAGCCTTGCTCTCTGGTTCTCTACACACGGTATGTcttcacaacacaacaaatggATCATCCAGGTTCCACGTGTTTACAAGGTGTTCCGTGCCCAAAATATCATCGGCAGTTTCGGCCAGTACCTTCAGAATATCTTCCAGCCGCTTTGGGAGGCATCTTTGCACCCGTCGCAGCATCCACTGGTGCATAATTTCTTGAACCATGTGAGCGGTTTTGATTCTGTCGACAACGAAGCAACGATAGACACACCTTTCACCGTGGTATCCCCATGGGCGTGGACGTCCGTCGAAAATCCCTCCTACGACTACTATCTATACTACTTGTATGCCAACATCCGCACACTCAATGAGTTCCGCGCCTCGCGTGGCTTTTCGACATTTGCCCTGCGGCCGCACTGTGGAGAATCTGGATCCGTTGGCCACCTCTATGGGGCGTTTCTCTGCGCCAATAGCATATGCCACGGCATCAATCTTCGTAAGGATCCTCCTATGCAGTACTTGTACTATCTTTCGCGGATTGGTTTGCACGTTTCGCCGCTGAGCAACAACGCGCTTTTTTTGAGGTTTTTGAACAATCCGTTCCCAGAATTTTTTAGACGCGGACTGAATGTTTCACTTAGTACCGATGATCCGATGATGTTTCACCAGACGCAAGAACCACTTATCGAAGAATACAGCGTTGCGGCACGGGTGTGGGGTTTATCCCCGAATGATCTATGTGAAATCGCGCGCAACTCCGTGCTTCAGTGTGGGTTTGATTATACGTTTAAGCGAGAGGCGATCGGTGATTGTTGGTATATGAGCTCGTCTCTTGGAAATGACCCCCTGCGGACGCATCTTTCCGACATCCGTGTTGCCTTCCGATTTGAGACGTACCATACAGAGATGCAGATGCTTGAGTTATGCTCCGGTCGGCCCATCAAACGCTGTATGCTCACGACTCAtcaggaggaggaaatcaATGAGATGAACGTTGGCATTGATGCCGATGAGGTTATACTGTCGACCCACGACCAGGCCATGGAAATGTTACTCCGCGATATAGAGTCAACGCGAGAAAGTCTTCGCGTCAAACGTCTTGATGCGGATGCTCTCCGTCGACAACAACGGCATTTGGTCGAGAATCTCGTTGAGGTGGGCGCCCGAAGACAATCCGCAATGGAGGCAGTCGAGCGCGAAAATAGGGCGAAGTCGCTGAGGTACCCGCGGGGAGTACCACCCGTGCCGGATACCGAATTCATGACAGCGGAGCGGGAGACAGTCAAACGACTTTTGCGATGGCGCCCAATGCCGCCAGGAGTGCTCAGGCATGTGCGTGTTGAGGATGTGCCGAAGAAGGGTGGGCGGGAACTTCCCTCGTTACCTCCTCTGCACCGATAG
- a CDS encoding hypothetical protein, conserved (GPI-Anchor Signal predicted for Tb09.211.1360 by DGPI v2.04, no cleavage site predicted): MSLQTTLIQSIKEVNPCIVLFASVVQVAFAALWYKLIVKTIVDYHLAADKGVRRVEHILQRYPPYVHWIVTLLSACFRIVFIATIVGICKGNSLHDYQNAALLVAGISCVSQHLSIQHQRPLPLLAADVGYEVIAALLASLTYYAIMTVNVF; the protein is encoded by the coding sequence ATGTCGCTTCAAACAACCCTAATACAGTCCATCAAGGAGGTTAATCCCTGTATTGTTCTGTTTGCATCTGTCGTTCAGGTCGCTTTTGCTGCCTTGTGGTACAAACTTATTGTGAAAACAATAGTGGACTATCACCTTGCTGCCGATAAGGGCGTCCGTCGAGTGGAGCATATTCTGCAGAGATACCCTCCCTACGTTCACTGGATTGTTACTCTACTTTCGGCGTGCTTCCGCATCGTCTTCATCGCCACAATTGTTGGCATATGCAAGGGAAATTCGCTACATGACTACCAGAATGCGGCGTTGCTTGTTGCAGGGATCTCGTGCGTGAGCCAACACTTATCTATTCAACACCAGCGCCCCTTGCCACTGCTTGCGGCTGATGTGGGATATGAGGTTATCGCAGCTCTTTTGGCTTCCCTTACATACTATGCCATTATGACAGTTAACGTATTTTAG
- a CDS encoding proteasome subunit alpha 1 (curated by J. Motram), producing the protein MSRAGFDKYITVFSPEGSLYQVEYAFKAVTYAGLLTVAIRCKDAVLVFTQHSVPDKLMRPETITSLYNVNDNTGVCITGRAPDGKALVQKARNEASEYKYRYGMPMPVSVLAKRVADMAQVRTQQAGMRLMGTIMTFVGMEQNDEDGAWIPQIYCVDPAGWCGSYHACAVGKKQIEACAFLEKKQKNAPFHTLSQKEAAMIALAALQSALGESLRASGVEVGRCTADDHHFSRVPDREVEEWLTLLAEAD; encoded by the coding sequence ATGAGCCGAGCTGGGTTTGACAAGTACATTACTGTCTTCAGCCCGGAAGGGTCCCTCTATCAAGTCGAATATGCCTTCAAGGCAGTTACCTACGCGGGGCTGCTAACGGTGGCCATACGTTGCAAAGATGCTGTGCTTGTTTTCACGCAGCACAGTGTTCCGGACAAGCTTATGCGACCTGAAACCATTACCTCTCTCTACAATGTGAACGATAACACTGGTGTATGCATAACTGGGAGGGCTCCCGATGGAAAGGCGCTTGTGCAGAAGGCACGTAACGAGGCGTCGGAGTACAAGTACCGCTACGGCATGCCAATGCCTGTTAGCGTCCTCGCAAAGCGAGTGGCAGACATGGCACAGGTGAGGACGCAACAAGCAGGCATGCGACTGATGGGAACCATCATGACGTTTGTGGGCATGGAACAAAACGATGAGGATGGTGCGTGGATTCCACAGATTTACTGCGTAGACCCAGCGGGGTGGTGCGGCAGCTACCACGCATGTGCCGTGGGGAAAAAGCAAATTGAGGCCTGCGCCTTTcttgaaaagaaacagaaaaatgcaCCATTCCACACGTTGTCCCAGAAAGAAGCCGCAATGATTGCGCTTGCGGCACTCCAGAGCGCACTCGGTGAGTCTTTGAGGGCGTCAGGTGTGGAGGTTGGGAGGTGTACAGCAGATGACCACCATTTCTCACGGGTTCCAGAtagggaggtggaggagtggCTAACTCTACTTGCGGAGGCTGATTAG
- a CDS encoding glycine cleavage system H protein, putative, with protein sequence MRRALFCPAATVAATIRFYTTRFFTDSHEWVEHGDGIATIGITAHAQENLGDVVYVALPNVGDKITERDMLGEVESVKATSNVYCPVTGVVHAVNEKVKDEPSLINRSAEADGWLVKVKCDEIPKGLMTADEYNKFIE encoded by the coding sequence ATGCGTCGCGCACTGTTTTGTCCAGCAGCCACCGTGGCGGCCACTATTCGCTTTTACACCACCCGTTTCTTCACGGATAGCCACGAATGGGTAGAGCATGGCGACGGCATTGCGACCATTGGTATAACGGCGCATGCGCAGGAGAACCTTGGTGACGTTGTTTACGTCGCATTGCCAAATGTTGGTGATAAAATAACAGAGCGAGATATGCTGGGAGAGGTGGAGAGTGTGAAGGCTACAAGCAATGTTTACTGTCCTGTCACCGGTGTCGTGCATGCGGTTAACGAGAAAGTAAAGGATGAGCCGTCGCTGATTAATCGCTCCGCGGAGGCCGATGGCTGGCTTGTCAAGGTTAAGTGTGACGAGATACCAAAGGGGCTTATGACTGCCGATGAATACAACAAATTTATAGAATAG
- a CDS encoding glyceraldehyde-3-phosphate dehydrogenase, putative produces the protein MEAETSKISEVPLPIPIGINGFGAVGRAVLFASMTEPQVTVVAVNDFSVSINYVLYVLQNESPLSAEDKASLTVVGEYIFYRGTERIRVTQKHDLVDIAWRDAGVSYVVECTGFTSTRDRCWGHLTSGARGVLVAGQSGDAPAIVAGVNDSDLSKIQPIICSGAPLAVALAPFIRILHESFGVEDCSYTAIHAIQPVEPNAARSANSQDWRQTRVTLDSITPYAHTGMTTFCKLMPTLSSRITGSAFQVPVTKGCAIDMLLRFKQPVAKESVDEALIEASKDRLKDVLFVSKRDFISRDLLPDGKLCYDPSASQCVREGELYKFTLWFDLERSFAKRLISLIPVMNDADAKKNNV, from the coding sequence ATGGAGGCGGAAACGAGCAAGATAAGTGAAGTTCCCTTGCCTATACCCATAGGTATCAATGGCTTTGGAGCTGTTGGGCGAGCCGTTCTGTTTGCATCAATGACGGAGCCTCAAGTAACAGTTGTGGCCGTAAACGATTTCTCTGTGAGTATCAATTATGTGTTGTATGTGCTGCAGAACGAGAGCCCGCTTTCTGCTGAAGACAAGGCGTCTCTTACTGTGGTTGGTGAGTACATTTTCTACCGCGGAACGGAAAGGATACGTGTTACGCAGAAGCACGATCTTGTGGATATTGCGTGGCGCGACGCCGGTGTGAGTTACGTGGTGGAATGTACTGGGTTTACTTCCACACGCGACCGCTGTTGGGGGCATTTGACTTCTGGAGCGCGTGGTGTCCTCGTTGCCGGACAGAGCGGTGATGCGCCGGCAATCGTTGCTGGGGTAAACGATTCTGATCTTTCGAAGATACAACCCATCATATGCTCTGGGGCTCCGCTCGCTGTGGCTCTTGCCCCATTTATCCGCATTTTGCATGAGAGTTTTGGCGTGGAGGATTGCTCGTACACAGCCATCCATGCCATCCAACCGGTAGAGCCCAATGCAGCCAGATCAGCAAATTCGCAGGACTGGCGGCAGACCCGGGTGACGTTGGATAGTATAACACCGTATGCGCACACTGGGATGACTACATTTTGCAAACTGATGCCCACTCTTTCGTCGCGAATTACCGGAAGCGCCTTTCAGGTTCCGGTAACAAAGGGTTGTGCAATTGACATGTTGCTACGTTTCAAGCAACCTGTTGCCAAAGAGTCTGTTGACGAGGCCCTCATCGAAGCGTCAAAGGATCGGCTTAAGGATGTGCTCTTTGTGTCAAAGAGAGATTTCATTAGCCGTGATCTGTTGCCAGATGGGAAGCTTTGTTATGATCCCTCGGCGTCTCAGTGCGTACGGGAAGGGGAACTGTATAAATTCACGCTTTGGTTTGACCTGGAAAGAAGTTTCGCGAAACGTCTTATTTCTCTGATACCCGTTATGAATGACGCGGATGCAAAGAAGAATAATGTGTAG